The DNA window CGAATTGTCGGCGTAGAACCCTGGAATCAAGAGAATGAGCTCCTTCTTTTTCTTTCTCATGGCGCGGCCTGTCTTCATGCTCGTCTTGAGGCCCTGAAAAGCCTCCGGCTGATTTGCGCCGGAAAGGTTCGCTCCCGTTTGAAGAGTAGTGCGTCGGGCGGCCTTTCCGTTTCATCTCAGAGCCGCGTTTTCGCTGCAAGTTCATTGCGATGGACCGCACGGGATATTGGGGTAGTGGGCTAATGCCGCGCTGCTTTCGCTTTCTTGGTTGTCCAGAGTCCGCGATGGTAGGCCGGATCCCGAACACATCAGCACATCTTATGTGGAAAGAAGTCACTTGAGTTTCCGTATGCACCTACGGAGATTTACGGGATTGACGAATGCTTTTTCAAAGAAGCTAGACAACCTGAAAGCTGTGGTTTGCCTCGGGTTTGGGTTCTACAACTTCTGCCGTGTTCACCAAACTCCGCGGGTCACTCCCGCAATGGAAGCGGGCTAATTGACCACGTTGGGAGCGTTGCCGAATTGCCAGGGGCGGCATAAAATTGCCGCCTTACTTCATGACTTTGAAGAACAAGGCGAGGAATGATGGCTCCGGCAGCCGCATCAGCAAAATGCATGTTCTCGTCTCTGATTCCTGCTTCCACAGTTGCTTGCGTAGTACCGAGATTGCCATATTTCGCTCCAATAAAAACCCGCCCTTCCGGCAGGAAAGTGCTCGATGTCGCAAAAACTTGCAACGGCCCTGTTGATTGTGTGGCTCGTTCTTCTCGTGCCTTGGTTCATGCTGGCTCCATGGGCGGCCATGGTCTTCGATGGCGGAGTGACTTGGAGCGCTTACCTAATTGTCTGGTCGATCTGGACCTATCCGTTGACTGTGATCGCCGGGGCGGCCCTGAGGAAGAAGGCCCCAGCATTCGTTCTGCTTCCTTTCCTGAACGTGCTGGGTCTGGTCATTGCCCGTTGATTTACTCATCCCGCGACCTCCCGCCGTGGCCCGCGACTGCCCGCGATTGGCAACGCAGCATTAGCCCACGACCGGATATCGGGAAATCGCAACGCTGCCGTGCTCTCCATTTATACTGTCACGTGCGTTTTGTTCCATAGGAGACAAGCTGCTTCCTTATATACACATTGGCAGGTTTTTTGATCTGCCCACCTTCGGCCTGTTCATGTGCCTGGCGTTCGTGGCCGCTTACTTCGCCCTGGACGCCGAAATCAAACGCCGCAAGCTCAGCCTGGATACCTACAGCGTCGTCGCTTACGTGGCGCTGGCCGGAATCCTGGGCGCCAAGCTGTGGCACATCATGGACACGCCGGCGGACCGTCCAACGCTGGACTTGCTCTTCAGTTGGCAGGTGTTCGGCTGGTTCCGCGGCGGCTTTGCCTGGTTCGGCGGGTTCGTCGCCGGCATCGCCACACTGCTGCTGATCGCCCGCCGCCATCGCGTCAACCTTCTTGCCATGCTCGATCTTTCCAGCTCCGCGGCGGCCATTGGTTACGCCGTGGGCCGCATCGGCTGCCTCGTCTCCGGCGACGGCGACTACGGCATTCCCACCAACGTGCCCTGGGGCATGGCGTTTCCCAACGGGCTGGCCCCGACCACGCAGGCCTGCGTGAACTGGAAAGACGCCGTGCATCCTCTGGGATGGCCGGCAGATTGCGCCGTTCATCCCACGCCGATCTACGAATTCCTGGCCGGCGTGCTCATCTTCTGGTACATCTGGCGGCGCGGCACGCGCGCGCTGCGGACTCCGCTCGGCCCGGGCGTGATCGTAGGCGAGTTCCTCATCCTCAGCGGCCTGGAACGTTTTCTCGTCGAGTTCATCCGCATCAACCCGCGTGTGATCTTCATTCCGATCGCGCCGCATGCGGCGCTGGGCATGAGCAACGCGCAGTTCACCGCGCTGCTGTCCATCGTCGCCGGAATCATCATTCTTCTTTTTGCGAGGTGGCGATTTCGCCGCGTTGACCCCGTCCACAAAGTCCTGGACCACGTAACCCAGCATGGAAACGAAGTAAAACCGGAATATCATCGCGCCACCCCGGAGTGTCCCCACCCGGAGCGCTGGAGAATGTTTGACACCATGACCGCTGAAGTTGAAGTCCTGGAATTCCTGCGTTGCCTGGTCACCACCGTCAAGCCCAACATCATTGTTGAAACCGGAACGTTTCTGGGCGTGAGCACCGTGTACATGGCGGAAGGCCTCAAGCAAAACGGCTTCGGCAAGATCATCACCTGCGAGCCTGACCCGGAAGTGTTTGCCAAAGCCAAAGAGAAGATCGCGGCCTCAGGCTTGTCCAAGTGGGTGGACTCCCGCCAGCAGTCTTCGCTGGAGATCAAGGTCAGCGGGACGATTGATATGCTGTTTTGCGATTCGGTGGTGGAGCTGCGCGAACAGGAAGTCCGCCACTTTCTTCCGCAGGTAAATCCCACGGGCCTGGTCCTGATGCACGACGCCAGTTCGCACCTCAAGACCGTGCGCGACGCGGCGCTCAAACTGGAACAGGAACAACTGATCTCCGTTGTCCTACTGCCGACGCCGCGCGGGTTAGTGATCGCACAGAAGAAGGAAGGACGGAAGTAAAGATTGAGTAAATGAGTAATTTGGTAATTGGGTAAATTTGGCACAGGGTTGTCCTACGGTTTTTGATCTGCCGCAAGCTCCTGTTATCCTTCCGCGCATGACTCTCTCAGTGTGCATCATTACTCTGAATGAGGAAGCCAACATCGTCCGCACGCTGGACAGCGTGAAAGGCATTGCGGACGAAATCATTGTGGTGGACTCCGGCAGCACGGACAAAACCGTGGCCCTGGCGCAGGCGCGCGGCGCGAAAGTCTTTACCGAGCCGTGGAAAGGATTCGCCGCGCAGAAAAATTCGTCGCTGGCCAAGGCGACCTGCGACTGGATTCTGTCGCTCGATGCCGACGAAGAAGTCAGCCCGGAACTCGCCCGGAGCATCAAGGCGTTGTTAACGACAAGTTCGCCTGCGGGGTTTGCCGGTTACAAGATGAATCGCCGCAACATGTACATGAAGCGCTGGATCAAGCACAGCGGCTACTATCCCGACCCCAAGCTGCGGCTGATCAAGCGCGGCGCGGCGGAATTTGAGTTGCGCGCCGTGCATGAAGACATGAAGATGGCCGGGCCGCTCGGCCACCTGGACGGCGACATGATTCACCACGCTTATCCCACGCTGGAAAGCTTCATCGAGCACGCTAACCGTTATTCAACTCTGGGCGCGCAGATGGTGGTGGAGAAGCGTCCGGTGGGCTTCAGCTTTATCAATATCGTTCTGCGTCCAATGGTGCGTTTTCTCTACAGCTACATTTTCCGTCTCGGCTTCCTCGACGGCCGCGAAGGCCTGCTGGTGCTGATGACCCACGCCGCGTACGTGAGCTGGAAGTATGCCAAGGCGTGGGAAATGTCAAAGAAGATTGGGTAAATGGGTAATTTGGTAATCGGGAAACTGTTCAGCACAAGCAAGCGCGGGCCCTTGGTTTCTGCTTGGCGGCTGCCAAACCACTGCGGCAAACTCCACGACATACCTAAAGAATTGTCATCTTGAGCGGAGCGCCGATACGCGCTTATTCGCTAACTGCGGTGACGGGCGCGAGTCGAAAGATCCCGAAGATGTTGGATCATCAAATGCAGCGGCGGGGCGTTCTCCCAAAGAGCGTCGAGAAAAACTCCTTCAACCTGCATGGCGGTAAAACCTTCCCGAGATTCTTCGACTCGCCCCTCGCTGCGTGCTCTCTACGCTGCGGCCTTTCTGGCGACACGCGCGGCTCTCGCCGGTGAACTGATCGCGGCCAGGGCTTTGCAGATTTCGCTGTCTTTCGCCGCTTTCATGCGTACGATGTCATCCAGAGAGAGGATGCCCACCACTTCATAGTTGCGGTCCACCACGGGAAGACGGCGCACCTTGGCCCGTCCCATACGCTTCAGGACCAGGTCCACTCTCTCCGCCGGCGTGCAAATGGTAAGTTCTCTGGACATGCAATCATCCACTGTTACGGATCCAGGGTCTTTGCCGGGGACGAGCACTTTGAGGCAAAGATCGCGGTCCGTGACCACTCCGACGAGCTTGGCATGCTGGCTGATCTTTTCCGTTACGGGAACGATGCCGACGTCAAAGCGCGACATCAACTCAGCGGCAACATAAATGGCGTCTTTGGGAAAACAGCATGCAGGCGCTCTGGTCATAATGTCCTGGACTTTCATACGGTAACCTCCTCAGGCGGCGGTCGCGGACCCGCGCCGCGTGTCGCCAACCTGCATTGATCATCGTCCGGGCCGAGAGGTTATGCTGTGCGCGCCGTTACAGGGAGGTGTGATAAAGAAGATTGCCAGAATTGCCAAAAGTGCATGGTGTGAAGACACTGTAGGAGCATGGTGATGGGAAGCATCCTCGGGGTCCTTCCACGCGCCCTCAGCCCGCCGGGGCGGGACTCAGGCTCGGTCAGGATGACAGGCGTTAAGATTCTTTGAGGCTGTACCCGACAACCGCCCCGAATTGACCTTCAGGACACTTGACAGGCGTGCGCACAGATGAACTTCTTCGCGCTTTTCTGAGCGAATAAAATACGGTACAATGCGAATACGGTACTTAGTATTTAGTAGTTGGCACTTGGCAAAATCCGCAAAATGCGGGCCGCGCCGCCCAGGCGGCGGGGAAATGGTCTTTGACAAAAAAAGCAATCAGCAGTCAGCATTCAGCTAAGGCAAAAGCACAAAACCCGTCGATTACCTCAAAGCAGGCAGAGAGCGTAAAGAATGAATGACTTAGAGCTGGATTTTACTGATGAGTAAACAGTTGGGTGACCGTTGGGTCGAATGGAATAAACCCTTTGCTTTTAACAACGGAAGCAGGGGAGGGGTGGGGTGGGGAGTAACAGATTGGTGATTACGAAATTGGTAATCGGGTGATTGAAAGGCAAGAGCCTACCGGATCATCGCTAAGATCGGAAAGGCAAAACCCTACCGCTGATCCACGGCAGGCCGGGACAGGTTAACACTATCGATGCTTACTTCGGCTTGGCCAGCGCGTCAGAGAGCAACTGGGCTTTCACCGCCAGGTTGTAGGCGCGCACCTGGTCGTTGTTCTTGGAGGCTTCGCGGCTCTGCGCGATGAATGCCTTGATCTGCGTGACCACGTCTTCTTCGTCCTTGGAGAGCTGGCGCTTGAGGCCGTTGAGATTGTTCTCCGCGGTTTGCAGGAGGTGGTCGGTGGCCGCCTGATCATGCGTCGCGTCGCTCTTCACCGGGCCGGGCGCAAGACTGGCCAGAGGCGCGGACGCGGAGTCCGGTTTCGCTGGAAGCGTGTTCCTGGCTTCCTGGGTTGCGGGAGTAGCCGTGGGCTTTTCCTGGGGAGTCGGCGTGGGCGCGGGCTTCTTGGCGACTGGACGCGGCTTGCGCGGCAGCGGTTTCTTGTCCGGCTTCTTCTGAGCGGTTTGCGCCTGCTCGGTTTGCGGGGTCTCTTGCGCCGGCTGGCCCGCGGTGGCGGACTGCGGCGGCGCCGGTTCCGGCGGAGCAGGCGTGGGAGAAGCTACTGGCGGAGGCGCTGTTGCCGTGGTCTGCGCCGGCTTCTTCTGGAAGCAGCCGCTGCACACCAGCAGCGCGAACACCAGCAGCGTGGACGTCGGCAGCCGGAACAATAGCAAACCAGGGCCCGGTTTGATACGAAGTGGCTTCATGTCTTGCTGACCGAATCCTCGGAAGGGACGCGGCGCGGTTGTTCCATTGTAGTGGATTCTGCCAGGGGAAAGCGCAGGTAAAAAGTGGTCCCATGGTCGGCGATGGAGGTGAACTCCAGCGAGCCGTGATGCAACTGCACCACGCGGTACGCCATGGCCAGGCCAATGCCGCTGCCGCCTTTTTTGGTGGTGAAATACAAGTTAAAAATCTTGTCGCGCAGGTCGGCCGGAATGCCGCTGCCGTGGTCGCGGATGGAAATCAACGCGCCTTCAGTTTCGCGGCGCGTGGTCACCCGCAGGGCGCCTCCATCCGGCATGGCTTGGACTCCATTGAGCACAATGTTCAGCACCGCCTGCTTGACCAGGTCAACGTCAACCCGCGCGGGCAGCGGGTCCTGGGAGGTCTTGCGTTCAATGCGCACGTCGTGCTGCGCCGCCGCGGGGGCGGCCAGGGCCACCACTTCATCCACCAGTTTGTGCAGGTCAATCTCCGTCAGCCGCAGGTCCACCGGACGGGTAAAGTCCACCAGGGTCTGCACCACGCGGTCCAGCCGCTGGATTTCACTGCCGATCACGTCCATGTGGCGGCGCGTGTCGGGATCAATGTCCTTCAATTTCTGGCGCAGGACTTCCAGGTGCACCACGATGGCGTTGATGGGATTTTTGACTTCATGGGCCACGCCGGAGGTGAGTCTTCCAATGGCCGCGAGGCGGCGCGACAACTCGATCTCATCTTCAATGCGGTGCACCGACTCAGAGTCGCGCAGCGTGAGCAGCGCGCCAATGCGTTCGCCGCGTTCCTCGATGAAGTCCAGTGACACCTGCACGATGTGGCCGTTCTTGGCTTCCACTTCTTCCTGGCCCACCGGCTGGTGGTTGTTGAAGGCATCCAGGACCATCCGGCCCAACGGCGATTCGGTGGAAAAAATCTGCGATGGATAGCTGCCCAGCATTTCTCCGCGCGCCCGGCCGACAAAGCGCTCCACCGACGCGCTGACCAGTACCGCGCGAAAGTCGCTGGTGAACAGCATGACGCCATCCTGCAGGTTGGCCATCATCTGGTCCAGGTTCTCTTTCAGGGCGGAGAAGACTTCCTTCACGTCGCGCACCTGGCGGCCCAGCCGTTCAATCTTGTGGGAGACCGCGCCGTATTCGTCCGAGCGCTGCGGCAGAGAGAGGGTGGGCTCGGCTTGGCCGGAGGTCAGCAAGTCCAGGCGGCGGCTGATGGCGCTTAGCGGACGCAGAGTGAGACTGGAAACCAGCACAGAGAGAAAGAGAGAAACCAGGATTGCGCCGCCCGATACCTGCAGCGCGCGTTTCATCTGCTTCTTCACTTCGTTCTGCAGCAGGATGGTGGAGACGGCGATCCTTACTTCGCCGAAGGGCGCGCCACCGCGTTGCAGAGGCATGGTGTAGTCGTAAAACTGGATCGGCCCGTTAATCATTCTGAGCTGGTCGCGAAAGTTGGCTTTCACCAGGGTAGAAAGGTCTTTGCGCCGCGAGATGGTCTTGCCCAACAGGGCTGGGTTGGAATGCGACAGCACGTAGCCATCGGTGTCAGTAATGGCAGCGTCATAGAAATCGGGCCGGTAGCTCAGCCACGATTCCAGCAGCGAGTTGACCGCCGTGTCGGTTTCCAGCAAGTCTTTCAACGCGGCGTTGACCTGTTCCGGGTCCTTCACGTTGATA is part of the Terriglobia bacterium genome and encodes:
- a CDS encoding glycosyltransferase family 2 protein, producing MTLSVCIITLNEEANIVRTLDSVKGIADEIIVVDSGSTDKTVALAQARGAKVFTEPWKGFAAQKNSSLAKATCDWILSLDADEEVSPELARSIKALLTTSSPAGFAGYKMNRRNMYMKRWIKHSGYYPDPKLRLIKRGAAEFELRAVHEDMKMAGPLGHLDGDMIHHAYPTLESFIEHANRYSTLGAQMVVEKRPVGFSFINIVLRPMVRFLYSYIFRLGFLDGREGLLVLMTHAAYVSWKYAKAWEMSKKIG
- a CDS encoding CBS domain-containing protein, producing MKVQDIMTRAPACCFPKDAIYVAAELMSRFDVGIVPVTEKISQHAKLVGVVTDRDLCLKVLVPGKDPGSVTVDDCMSRELTICTPAERVDLVLKRMGRAKVRRLPVVDRNYEVVGILSLDDIVRMKAAKDSEICKALAAISSPARAARVARKAAA
- a CDS encoding PAS domain-containing sensor histidine kinase, which produces MPTLRLKTKLVFAITGMVVVIVAAMAGVYIYELVHQRIEQTNKEAEATAYQVVAAAQNALQVDLRDTRINVKDPEQVNAALKDLLETDTAVNSLLESWLSYRPDFYDAAITDTDGYVLSHSNPALLGKTISRRKDLSTLVKANFRDQLRMINGPIQFYDYTMPLQRGGAPFGEVRIAVSTILLQNEVKKQMKRALQVSGGAILVSLFLSVLVSSLTLRPLSAISRRLDLLTSGQAEPTLSLPQRSDEYGAVSHKIERLGRQVRDVKEVFSALKENLDQMMANLQDGVMLFTSDFRAVLVSASVERFVGRARGEMLGSYPSQIFSTESPLGRMVLDAFNNHQPVGQEEVEAKNGHIVQVSLDFIEERGERIGALLTLRDSESVHRIEDEIELSRRLAAIGRLTSGVAHEVKNPINAIVVHLEVLRQKLKDIDPDTRRHMDVIGSEIQRLDRVVQTLVDFTRPVDLRLTEIDLHKLVDEVVALAAPAAAQHDVRIERKTSQDPLPARVDVDLVKQAVLNIVLNGVQAMPDGGALRVTTRRETEGALISIRDHGSGIPADLRDKIFNLYFTTKKGGSGIGLAMAYRVVQLHHGSLEFTSIADHGTTFYLRFPLAESTTMEQPRRVPSEDSVSKT